A single genomic interval of Dromiciops gliroides isolate mDroGli1 chromosome 1, mDroGli1.pri, whole genome shotgun sequence harbors:
- the ZBTB14 gene encoding zinc finger and BTB domain-containing protein 14, protein MEFFISMSETIKYNDDDHKTLFLKTLNEQRLEGEFCDIAIVVEDVKFRAHRCVLAACSTYFKKLFKKLEVDSSSVIEIDFLRSDIFEEVLNYMYTAKISVKKEDVNLMMSSGQILGIRFLDKLCSQKRDVSSPEENNTQAKNKYCLKINRPIGDSTDNQDDEVEEIGDQDDSPSDDTVEGTPPSQEDGKSPTTTLRVQEAILKELGSEEVRKVNCYGQEVDSMDTSESKDLGSQTPQGLTFNDGISEVKDEQTPGWTTATSDMKFEYLLYGHREQIACQACGKTFSDEARLRKHEKLHTADRPFVCEMCTKGFTTQAHLKEHLKIHTGYKPYSCEVCGKSFIRAPDLKKHERVHSNERPFACHMCDKAFKHKSHLKDHERRHRGEKPFVCSSCTKAFAKASDLKRHENNMHSERKQVPTSAIQSETEQLQAAAMAAEAEQQLETIACS, encoded by the exons ATG gAGTTTTTCATCAGTATGTCTGAAACCATtaaatataatgatgatgatcataAAACTCTATTTCTGAAAACATTAAATGAACAACGTCTGGAAGGGGAATTTTGTGATATTGCTATTGTGGTGGAAGACGTGAAGTTCAGGGCACATAGATGTGTGCTTGCTGCATGTAGTACCTACTTCAAAAAGCTTTTCAAGAAGCTGGAGGTAGATAGTTCATCTGTAATAGAGATAGATTTCCTTCGCTCTGACATATTTGAGGAAGTTTTGAATTACATGTATACTGCAAAGATTTCTGTAAAAAAAGAAGACGTCAACTTGATGATGTCATCGGGTCAGATTCTTGGCATCCGGTTTTTGGATAAACTCTGTTCTCAGAAGCGAGATGTATCTAGCCCTGAAGAGAACAACACTCAGGCAAAAAACAAGTATTGCTTGAAAATAAACCGCCCCATTGGAGATTCCACTGACAATCAGGATGATGAAGTAGAAGAAATCGGAGATCAAGATGATAGTCCTTCTGATGACACAGTGGAAGGAACTCCCCCAAGTCAGGAGGATGGTAAGTCACCCACTACCACACTTAGGGTTCAAGAAGCAATCCTGAAGGAGCTGGGGAGTGAAGAAGTTCGAAAAGTAAATTGCTATGGCCAGGAAGTAGACTCTATGGACACCTCAGAATCAAAAGATTTGGGATCCCAGACTCCTCAGGGTTTAACATTTAATGATGGCATAAGTGAAGTGAAAGACGAACAGACCCCTGGCTGGACAACAGCCACTAGTGACATGAAATTTGAATACTTACTCTATGGTCACCGGGAACAGATTGCATGTCAAGCATGTGGAAAGACATTTTCAGATGAAGCCCGTTTGAGAAAGCATGAAAAACTCCATACAGCAGACAGACCATTTGTTTGTGAAATGTGTACCAAAGGGTTCACCACACAGGCCCACCTGAAAGAACACCTGAAAATCCACACTGGATATAAGCCTTACAGCTGTGAAGTGTGTGGGAAATCATTTATCCGTGCCCCGGACTTAAAAAAGCATGAGAGAGTTCATAGTAATGAGAGACCTTTTGCGTGTCATATGTGTGACAAAGCATTTAAACACAAGTCCCATCTGAAAGAtcatgaaagaagacacagagggGAGAAGCCTTTTGTTTGTAGCTCCTGTACAAAGGCATTTGCCAAGGCATCTGACCTCAAACGTCATGAGAACAATATGCACAGTGAGAGGAAACAGGTCCCCACCAGTGCCATCCAGAGTGAGACTGAACAGTTGCAGGCAGCTGCTATGGCGGCAGAGGCAGAGCAACAGCTTGAGACCATAGCTTGTAGTTAA